The genomic segment CACCCAGCAGATCAATTCCTCGACCTCCAACGGTCGCCTGATGCTCAACATGCTGCTGTCTTTTGCTCAGTTCGAACGCGAAGTGACCGGCGAACGCATCCGAGACAAGATTGCCGCCTCCAAACGCAAGGGGCTGTGGATGGGTGGCGTGGTGCCGCTGGGCTACCGTGTGGAAGATCGCCAGTTACTGATCCACCCGAAAGAATCGGAAACTGTGAACTGGATCTTCGACACCTACGCCAGCACAGGATCGACCACGCAGATGGTCCAGCAAATGAAGGAGCAAAACCTCCTGACCAAAACGGGGCGGCATTTTTGCAAGCAGTCGCTGTACAAGGTGCTGCAAAACCGCGTCTACCTGGGCATGCTCTCGCACAAGGGCAATTTCTACCCTGGTGCCCACAAGCCCCTGATCGATCAGGACCAGTGGGACAAGGTGCAGAAAATGCTTGCGCGCAAACCCGAAGAGAAGACCCAGGCCACTTGGTCCTTGAAGGCCCGGACCCAGTTTCTGTTGCGCGGCTTGATCTACACCCCTGCAGGCGATCTGTATCTTCCGATGGCCTGTCAGAAGAAATCTGGCAAGGTCTACCGCTACTACGTGCACAACAAGAAAATGCACGAGGGCGCCAGCCAGAGCACCGTCGCCAACCAGCCTGCCGAGCCGGTGGAACAGGAGGTCACCCGGCAGGTACTCGATTTCCTGTGCTCGGGCACGATGCTCAATCAATACTGGCACCAGATCCAGCAGCTCAACCCCGGCATCCCCGAGGCCCAAGCTGTGAATTTGGTGCTTCAGCGCACAGCGGAAATCTGGGACAGCTACTTCGATGAGCTCAAAAGCCACATCATCCGCAGCTTGGTCGAACGAGTCACGCTGCACGATGACGACACGATCGAGGTCAGCTGGCGCACCACTGACTGGCTGGCTCTGCTGGAGGCAATGAAGCCCGGGACAATCGGCGCAGAGATGCTGGAGATGGAGATGCCAGCATGAGCGAGATGACAATCAGCAAGGAAGGCGAAGGTCTTAGGATCTCCACACGCAAGCCCTTCAAGCTCAAACGCCGCCCAGGCATCAAAACCCTGGTACTGGCCCAGGACGCGCCAGAAGGCCAACAGATGGGTGCGGTGTTAGCCAAGAGCACCCACGTCGCCTTGTTCCACGGGCTGGCCAGGGCCCATTACTGGCAGTGGCTGCTCGACACCGGAGAGGTCAAGAGCGGCTCTGAAATCGCCCAATTGGAGGGCCTAGATCCGAGCACGGTCAATGAGCTGCTGCGACTGACGCTGCTGGACCCTGCCCTGGTGATGGACATCCTTGGGGGAAAGCCACCTCATGAAGCCAACATGATGTGGTTCACCAGAAACGCACTACCGAACCTGTGGCATGAGCAATTCATGTCACAGCAAGCCGCCTGAAGGGATTCATAATGCTCCGTGCGACCTTCAGCCAATTTCGCGGCCATGGCTTGGTTTTACGAAAAGTGGCGTTTTGACAGGATGCAAGCGATTCACTCTTCAGTCCCATTTCCGGTATGCAGCGGGAGCCGTCAGCGGCTCACATTTGCTGGTTAGCGATTCTTGGCAGAAGCTGTCGAACAGGATTGGCGCCCTAAGCTGTCGTTCTATGACCCTTTCGGAAGATGTTGTCAAACGCAGTTTCGATTTGATACAGCTGTCGAACGCAAACGCGGCGTGGATTTGATACACCGTTGTGTGGGGCGATTGTCTGTTTTGTCTTTGCTTGTCTTTCAAGCAGTCAGTGGCTCGCCACTGACTGCTTGGCGCCCTTAGGCTGCCTGTTCCTCCTGTGTATCAAGGTGACTGCGTTTTCGTTTGAGTAGGGTATTGCTGCTGGCGGCAATCACACCGGCACGCCGCTTATCTTTCAGGCGATAGGAGTCTCCTGAAATCGGGACCACATGGGCGTGGTGGAGCAGTCGGTCAAGTAGCGCCGCTGTCAGCGTGGCATCGTCTGCAAACGTCTGGTCCCATTGCCCAAACGGCAGATTGGAGGTCAGGATGAGACTTCCCACTTCATAGCGTTTGGCAATGACTTGGAACAGAAGATTCGCCTGTTCCCGATTCATGGGAAGGTACCCGACCTCGTCAATGATCAACAGCCGGTAGGGACGCACGATGCGTTTGATAGCCTCTTCCAGGGTGTTCTGCCGTAGTGCCGTGCTCAGTGTCATCAGCAGATCTGCCGCCGTGATGAAACGCGTCTTGATTCCAGCCTGGGTTGCCCTGTAGCCCAAGGCGATGGCCAAGTGGGTTTTGCCCACCCCACTGGCGCCCAGCAAGACCACGTTCTCGCTGCGCTCCACGAAGGCCAGACTGCCAAGCTCCTGTACCAGGGGTTTGGGCACGCCGCTGGCAAACTGGAAGTCAAACTCATCAAGCGTCTTGATGGCGGGGAAGCCCGCTATGCGCGTGAGCATGGCGCGTGTTCTCTCCACTCTGGCTAGAGCCTCGCCACGCAAGGCTTGCTCCAGGAACTCCAGGTACCCCAGCTCTTTCTTGGCCGCCATTTGCCCCAAGTGGGCAAGCTGATCGGGTAAGTTGAGCAGGCGCAGCTGATCACACAGTTCACGCAGTCTTTCCATTTGCAGGCTCATGGTCGTCCTCCTGCTGAGGCTTGGTTGTGCACCAGCGTGTCATACATCGCCAGAGGATGCTGCAGGCCTCGCCATGCCGCGGCTGGAATTGGCCGGACTGCTGCGCCGCTACCGGTGACTTTTTGCAATTGACGCACTGTTCGCCCACTGTAGGCGCTGGGGATGGCCAGCAGATGTGTGCGCTCCTGTTGCAAAGCCAGTGCCGGCACACACCCAGTGGTTCCGTGGATCCGCACATTGGCAACGTCACGCAGCCAGGTGCGCATTTCCCGATTGGCTGTGTCCGCGTCCACCACCAAGCATTGCTGCTTCATACTCGCCACCAATGGCACCCAGAAGCTGCGCCGGATGTAGCCATTCATGCGTTCGACTTTGCCCTTGGTCTTGGCCCGATAGGGCTTGCACACCCGCGGCACAAAGCCATGGTGGTGCGCAAAGTCAGCAAAGGCACCCTGGAACTGGTGCAGGTTCTTGCCGTAGGCGTCACGCTTGAGGATGACGGTCTTCATGTTGTCGTACAGCACTTCACGGGTGACTCCACCAAAGCTCTCGAACGCCCTGACATGGCACGCCAGTAGTGTCTCCAGCTTCATGTCTGTGACAAACTCCGCGAAGGTCGCCCGGCTGTGGCCAAGCGTTGCCACAAACGCCGCCAACATGCCGTCTTTATGCCCAGACTTGCGGAACTCGATCCAGTCCATCTGCATTTGCTCACCGGGCTGGGTCTCGAACCGCACAACCGGATCCGGGCGCGCCTGTGGACGCAACTCCTTGAGGTACTCCTGCAGGATGCGCACGGAGCCCGTATACCCCTGTGCGGCAATCTCACGCTGCAGCACCGTTGCGGGAATCCAATCAGGCTTGGCCGCCTGAATACGTCCAGCCAAGTAGTCCTTGAATGGATCGAGCTTGCTTTTACGTTCCGGCAGTTTCTTCATGGCCGGCGGACCGCCCTCCAAATACTTACGCACCGTGTTGACTGCCATTCCAGTTTGCGCCGATATCTCGCGCAAGCTCAGCCTGTGCTTCCTTAAAACCTTGAGTTCCATGTACTCCTCGTTCGTAATCATTGCCAGTCCCATCCATGGTTCGGATGGCTTGGCACGTTAGTCGAGGTGTATCAATTCCTCACCGCGTTTGCGTGTCATTTTCATACTGCGCGTGACAATGTTGTCGCACCTGAAGATTCATACCTCCTAAGCCTAGGAAAGTCGCTGCGCGAGTTGACTGCGGTATCCACTTGCCTTAACGTAGGGCGGCCAAACTCGGAGAGCATTTCTTCAAGCTAAAGGAGGACAGATATGCCAATCAAGCCTGGGCCCAAACCAATTGCCAAATCAACGGGCAAACCTGATAAGCGTCGACGTGACAACAAGGAAACGCCAAAGAATACGCCTGACCTCAAGCCTCACAAGCATAAAAAGGGCGATTAACGGTAGTGGGGTGCGCCTGCGTCAGTACCCATCGTGAGCGACGGCAACCAGCCTGCAGTTGCCATTGCCAAACCGGCCGACCGGAGTGCAGCGATTGCTGTCAGTTGCTGCCACGCCTTCAGATCACTGTCTCATCCAGGAAGCGGTCATCGCGGCGTCTCGCCACAAGCTAAAGTCCGCCCCGCTTACACAAAATTCGGAAACGACCAACACTCGCACAGTGCATTCAAAGGAAGCTCGACGGCTCATCGCTCCAATCCGAAAGCAGAAATTCGGCGTTGATGCCCGCCGGGAGCAAGGCGCGAAGCTCCGTAACTTTCGCCTCCATGGCCGCGGGCTGTCCCATTACAGCAGCCAGAACGGCTAAGTCGGCGCCCAATTCTTGGGCTACCGCAGCTAAGTCCGTGATATCCGATTTAGTGATCAGTTCAGAGCGAGCCTTGACCTCACCGATCACAAGTCGTCCATCCATGATGCAAAGTAGGTCGACCTCACGGTCGATTCGCTGGGCCTGATTCTCTGGGTAATCCCGATAGAGTGCCGTCTGCGGGGCAAACATGAAAGAGTGCTTGGCCTGTTGTCTCAGGGCGCTGATCGCCCACGCAACTGAGATCGTGTCGTGTTCGCGAAGGCAGGTGGCGAAGAATTCGTTCATCCGAAAGTCGAGCGCGACATCAATGGGAAGTTGATGCTCTCGACCACATACATCGCAAGACATCACGTCTTTCAACGCTTCGACCCCGACCCAGTTTCTATGCCGACACTCCCTACAACTCCATTCGTGGCCGCGATACATCACACCGCGTTCAAAGAAGAAGCTCAAGGACCTCTTGAGGTCATCCTCGCGCTCACCCAGGATCTCGTCCTGGCGTTGTTTCAGATTAGGGTCCTTCTCGATCGCGGCGGTAAGCTCTTCGGTCCAGTCGTTCAGGAGATGCGAGTAGCGCGTTCGAAGTCGAGGAACTTTCAGTCTGCTTGCCTTCTGTACGATTCGCTGCGCTAGTTTCTGCCATCCAGCGTCGTCTTCGATGACAAGCCTTCCGTCGGCCGCGTGCATGCGCTGTTGAATGTCTCTAATGACCTCGTCATGCTGGCTTTGCGCAGGCGCGGCCATTTTTCCGAACTGCGCACGCCAGAAGTGCGTCTCCATTGTGTGCTCGATGTCGCTCAGTGAACCAAACATCCCAATCAACCCTTGAAGGTAGCTGCCTTTGTCGGATGGCTTGGTGTAGCGGTAGAGTGCCGCCTTGGCGTGTAAGCCGCGCAGGTCGCCATAGTCAAAGCGTGAGTTCTCAGTGATGAGGCTCTGGAAGACATTGCTGTCGTCGGGTTGCTTTATTTCGACCGTCCGAGTCTCAATATTGACCGGCACCGCCAGTCCACCGCCTGCTCGAATGCGAGCGCCGTTCTCGCCGGAGAAGTGGCGCACCAATTGCCGCCGCTTGGGCAGCGCCCAGGCTTCGCGTACGTTGCTGAAGCGGCCTATGTCGTGCAACCGGTCGACGGACAAGTCGATGTACCAAGCCCCTTGGGTGAAGATCGGGTGCAGGCCCGCACAATACGCGAGCTGCAAAGGTTGGGGAACACTGACTGCCACTTTGGGACCGGCAATTGCAGTCTCTACAGTAGGCGTGCCATCGGTCATGCTAGGCAAGGCACGCCAGACCCGCGCAGCGTCGGGCGGGCAACAGTCGTCGATCGAGGCAATAGGATCAAAGGTAACGATCGCGCGTGACGATTCTTGCAGGCGCTTAACAAATCCCTCAAGGGTTGCCGCGTCGAGCGAACGGGAACGTACGAACACCCGCGCTGGGCCGTTGCTGCTCCCCAACCAATTACCGGTCTTTAGAAACGCGCCGATCTTGTCGACCTTTTCGACGCTGACGACTGCTTCGGCTGGAATGCGAAGAGTTTTGTAGCGCTGACTGCGTGCGTCATCGAAGAGCAGACCCGCATTCCAGCACGCAATGCGGTCTTCGAGCGTATCTCCAACAACGAGGCAGAAGCCATCCGTCCAGCGGTGTTCTGGTCTGTGCGGTTGGCCACGAAGATTCGAGAGTTGACCGAGCGTCGCTATGCCGCCACGATTCCCAAGATTCTCCAGAACTGTATAGGAATCGTGCACCTCATCCCCCTCCAGGGGGCGAAAGTGCCAGCGGTTGTCCGGCGGGTTTTCAGGGGTCAACATCATGCCGCGCACACCGATCTGCTGATGCAGCGGGAAGGGGTTCACGCTGCCAAAAAGGGTTCCGAAGTTGTCCTTGATGAGGCCATCGTCATTCCAGGCTGGGTAGCGATCCAGAATGTGAGATGGCGCCGCGCTATGGAGACCAGATACGGTTTTAAGGAACGGCAGCCACGATAGTGATGTGAGGCCAGATAGCCGTTCGAGATCCACCCGTGGATGTTGCTCAGGCGTGGCACGGTCTCGTTTCCGTTCGAGCAGCGTTGTATCGGCTAGAAGTGCCATCAATCCTGGCACCAAGGCGGCGTTATCGTACGTCAGGAGCAGCACAAAGTCCGGATCAAGCAGGCGAAGCCATGTCTGAAATGGCTCGGATATGGCTCCGTTCACCAATGGCACGACAAGCGACTGACGTCCGCCATCGCGGCCAAAACAGTCGGCGAATATCGCATCGAGCCAGCCATGCGCATCGACACCGTCCTCCAACACGTAGGCGATACGGAGGGCTCTGGGTGTTGCCCTGACCTTTGGGTCTGGCTTGTTCATGGCATATCTTACAAGCTGGCCAGCCGCTCGATGACTGTTGCCGGTAGCAGCAGACATTGGTGCTTCGAAACCAACTGACAGCAATCAGCCTGAGATCGACATTTATCCGGTTCAACTCCCCTATGCTTGGCCACTGACATGGTCCAACCCAATCGCTGGAACCCGCATGAATACTGTGTCCAGCTTATGGACACGTCCACAAGGCAACAGAGAAAAAAGAGAGAAATTCGGACTCTGAGGCCAAAAACTAGAGAAATGTGCCCCGCCGCGTCCACAAGGCAAAACGCGGAAGCCCGCTGATACAGGGCTTTCCGGGCATGAAAAGGGGGACAGAGAAAATCTGTCCCCCCGCATATGGTGGAGCTGGGGGGATTTGAACCCCCGTCCACAAGCCTTCTTCGAACAGTTCTACATGTGTAGCCATCTGATTTGAATCTCGCACCTTACATCGCGCAGTGGCACGCTATGCAAGACGCCAGTAACCTATTGTCTCGACCTGCCCTAAGTCACCCAAGGCAAGTCCAGCCGAATGAAATTAGCCCACAGCCTGGACAGCTTGCGCCACCCTTGCCCAGCCTATCGGCTTGCTGTTGTGAGCCTCACGCGCAATTAAGCGGCGAGTGCGAAACGTTCGTCGTTTGCAGTTAGTTTGTTTGAATCTGTTTTACGAGCGCATTCAGCTCGACATGCCCTGCTGCGCGTCCGAACCCGTGTCGAAACCAGTGCAGCCCCTCGGGTCCTATTTTAGGCGGTTGTGAGAGATTGCAAGAGCTCTAAGGGTGATTTAATTTCGATGTCCGCGCCCCATTTGCCCGTGTCGGCCTGAGCTCCCAAATAGCCATAACATGCAGCAACAGAGAACATGCCAGCCGCGCGAGCGGCTTGGATGTCGCGCTCATCATCGCCTACATAAATGCAATCAGCAGGAGTCAGCCCAAGGCGCCGGGCAGCTTCTAGCAAAGGCTCAGGGTGCGGTTTGGCATGCGGCGTGGTGTCCCCACTGATCACTACCGAAGCCTCGGAGAACAAAGGCAGCTGGGCGACCAGTGGCTCGGTAAACCGCTTGGACTTGTTGGTCACCACACCCCACAAGCACCCGGCAGCACTGATTTGCTCAAGCAATGCCTGAACCTCGGCGAACACATAGGTGCGCGCAGTCATGCTTTTCTCATAGTTCTGGAAAAACTCCTCACGCATTTCCGCAAAATCAGGCGCATCCGGCGTCATGCCAAATGCAACTTGCAGCATGCCACGGGCACCGGCACCGGCCATGGGGCGATAGGCCTCATCGGGCAGAGATGAGAGGCCACGATCCATGCGCATCTTGTCTGCTGCGGCACCCAAATCCGGAGCGCTGTCAATAAGCGTCCCATCCAAGTCAAAAAGAACTGCCTTGATGTTGCCGCGCGATGTACGCAAGGTCATTCGAAAGGCCTTTGGGTAGCGAACAAATAGTTGACCTGCGTACTGTTGTTAAGTGAATATTTACCGGTGATGGGGTTATACCCAAGACCCTTGGTGGCTTTTAGGTCCAAACCGGCTGCCCGACAAAAGTGCGCCAGCTCGCTAGGACGAATCATTTTGGCGTACTCGTGGGTTCCTTTTGGCAGAAGCTTAAGTACATACTCAGCCCCCACAATCGCCTGAATGAACGACATAGGGTTGCGGTTCAAGGTCGAGAAAAATACCCACCCACCCGGTTTGACCATCTGTGCGCACGACATCACTACCGAGGCCGGGTCAGGCACGTGCTCCAACATTTCCATACAGGTCACAACATCAAATGCCGCAGGAGCCTCCATGGCGAGCGTTTCTGCGCTGACCTCGCGGTAAGTCACCCCGGTAGTTTCAGCCTCCATCGCATGGAGCTGAGCGACACGCAGGGCTTTGGTCGACAGGTCGATGCCCAACACTTCAGCACCTTGACGTGCAGCAGCATCAGCCAATATTCCACCGCCACAACCAATGTCTACCAGGCGCTTGTTCGCCAAGGGCACAAAACTCCGGATCCACCCCAAACGCAGGGGATTGATTTGATGGAGCGGCTTGAACTCGCTCTCCAAATCCCACCATCGATGGGCAAGCTCGGAGAATTTAGCCAGTTCGGCGGGGTCGGCGTTGATAGTGGATGTCATGGCGTGATTATGTAGGGGCAAGAAAAAACCCGCCGGAGCGGGTTTTTTCTAATCATTCAGAAGAACTGATTATTGTGCGCGAGTGCCAACCACTTCGATTTCCACGCGGCGGTTCTTAGAACGGCCTTCTTTGGTCTTGTTGTCAGCAACAGGTTGCTTCTCGCCCTTGCCTTCTGTGTAAACACGGTTCTTCTCAATGCCCTTGGACACCAAGTAAGCCTTCACAGCTTCAGAACGTGCAACGGACAACTTTTGGTTGTAGCCGTCAGCGCCAGTGGCATCAGTGTGACCCACAGCAATGATGACTTCCAGGTTGATGGCCTTCACTTTGGACACGAGGTCGTCCAGCTTAGCTTTGCCCTCGGCCTTCAACACGGATTTGTCAAAGTCAAAGAATGCGTCTGCAGCGTAAGTTACTTTGCTTGCAGCGGCGACTGGAGCTGCTGCGGGTGCAGGTGCTGCTGCGGGCTTAGGAGCAGCAACAGGAGCGGGAGCTGCTGCGGGTGCAGGTGCTGCAGCAGGAGCAACGATTGCGCCGTCGCAACCAGCTGCAGCAGTTGCTGGAGTCCAGCTGGCATCGCGCCAGCACTGGCCGTCAACGTTCTTCCAAACGTCGCCAGCGGCGCTACGCCAGTTGTGAATTTCTTGTGCGCCAGCGGCAGAAGCCAACACAGCGGTAGCGATCAGGGCTGCAACTTTATTCAATTGTTTCATAGAACCTTCCTTATTTAGGCAGTAACTGCAGCGAGCTGCGATTGATTGGTGACGCCCCAAGGCCTTTAGCGCCGAAGACGTTGATCTGATTGTGCCATACCGTGGGGAACCAGATAAATGCCCTTGCCAACTAGTTCCGGTATTCACAAACGATGACTGAAGCTGTTGCAATCGTGCTACACCCGCGCGGCCGTAGAATCCAAGGTTGTCCTCGACATTGATAGACAGACACCAACTATGACCCAGTTCGCCAAAGAAACACTGCCCATCAGTCTTGAAGAGGAAATGCGCCGCAGCTACCTCGACTACGCCATGAGCGTGATCGTGGGTCGGGCGCTGCCCGATGCACGAGACGGCTTAAAACCCGTGCACCGCCGTGTGCTCTATGCGATGCATGAGCTCAACAACGATTGGAACCGTGCCTACAAAAAGTCGGCGCGTATTGTGGGCGACGTCATCGGTAAGT from the Rhodoferax potami genome contains:
- a CDS encoding recombinase family protein encodes the protein MTEVTIKRCAVYCRVSSDEGLDQQFNSIDAQREAGLAFVMSQRTEGWVPVQDTYEDPGFSGGNMERPGFKRLMTDIKAGKVDMVVVYKIDRLSRSLADFAQMMKVFDQHTVSFSSVTQQINSSTSNGRLMLNMLLSFAQFEREVTGERIRDKIAASKRKGLWMGGVVPLGYRVEDRQLLIHPKESETVNWIFDTYASTGSTTQMVQQMKEQNLLTKTGRHFCKQSLYKVLQNRVYLGMLSHKGNFYPGAHKPLIDQDQWDKVQKMLARKPEEKTQATWSLKARTQFLLRGLIYTPAGDLYLPMACQKKSGKVYRYYVHNKKMHEGASQSTVANQPAEPVEQEVTRQVLDFLCSGTMLNQYWHQIQQLNPGIPEAQAVNLVLQRTAEIWDSYFDELKSHIIRSLVERVTLHDDDTIEVSWRTTDWLALLEAMKPGTIGAEMLEMEMPA
- the istB gene encoding IS21-like element helper ATPase IstB encodes the protein MSLQMERLRELCDQLRLLNLPDQLAHLGQMAAKKELGYLEFLEQALRGEALARVERTRAMLTRIAGFPAIKTLDEFDFQFASGVPKPLVQELGSLAFVERSENVVLLGASGVGKTHLAIALGYRATQAGIKTRFITAADLLMTLSTALRQNTLEEAIKRIVRPYRLLIIDEVGYLPMNREQANLLFQVIAKRYEVGSLILTSNLPFGQWDQTFADDATLTAALLDRLLHHAHVVPISGDSYRLKDKRRAGVIAASSNTLLKRKRSHLDTQEEQAA
- the istA gene encoding IS21 family transposase, with amino-acid sequence MITNEEYMELKVLRKHRLSLREISAQTGMAVNTVRKYLEGGPPAMKKLPERKSKLDPFKDYLAGRIQAAKPDWIPATVLQREIAAQGYTGSVRILQEYLKELRPQARPDPVVRFETQPGEQMQMDWIEFRKSGHKDGMLAAFVATLGHSRATFAEFVTDMKLETLLACHVRAFESFGGVTREVLYDNMKTVILKRDAYGKNLHQFQGAFADFAHHHGFVPRVCKPYRAKTKGKVERMNGYIRRSFWVPLVASMKQQCLVVDADTANREMRTWLRDVANVRIHGTTGCVPALALQQERTHLLAIPSAYSGRTVRQLQKVTGSGAAVRPIPAAAWRGLQHPLAMYDTLVHNQASAGGRP
- the gph gene encoding phosphoglycolate phosphatase (PGP is an essential enzyme in the glycolate salvage pathway in higher organisms (photorespiration in plants). Phosphoglycolate results from the oxidase activity of RubisCO in the Calvin cycle when concentrations of carbon dioxide are low relative to oxygen. This enzyme is a member of the Haloacid Dehalogenase (HAD) superfamily of aspartate-nucleophile hydrolase enzymes (PF00702).), with translation MTLRTSRGNIKAVLFDLDGTLIDSAPDLGAAADKMRMDRGLSSLPDEAYRPMAGAGARGMLQVAFGMTPDAPDFAEMREEFFQNYEKSMTARTYVFAEVQALLEQISAAGCLWGVVTNKSKRFTEPLVAQLPLFSEASVVISGDTTPHAKPHPEPLLEAARRLGLTPADCIYVGDDERDIQAARAAGMFSVAACYGYLGAQADTGKWGADIEIKSPLELLQSLTTA
- the ubiG gene encoding bifunctional 2-polyprenyl-6-hydroxyphenol methylase/3-demethylubiquinol 3-O-methyltransferase UbiG, which produces MTSTINADPAELAKFSELAHRWWDLESEFKPLHQINPLRLGWIRSFVPLANKRLVDIGCGGGILADAAARQGAEVLGIDLSTKALRVAQLHAMEAETTGVTYREVSAETLAMEAPAAFDVVTCMEMLEHVPDPASVVMSCAQMVKPGGWVFFSTLNRNPMSFIQAIVGAEYVLKLLPKGTHEYAKMIRPSELAHFCRAAGLDLKATKGLGYNPITGKYSLNNSTQVNYLFATQRPFE
- the ompA gene encoding outer membrane protein OmpA, yielding MKQLNKVAALIATAVLASAAGAQEIHNWRSAAGDVWKNVDGQCWRDASWTPATAAAGCDGAIVAPAAAPAPAAAPAPVAAPKPAAAPAPAAAPVAAASKVTYAADAFFDFDKSVLKAEGKAKLDDLVSKVKAINLEVIIAVGHTDATGADGYNQKLSVARSEAVKAYLVSKGIEKNRVYTEGKGEKQPVADNKTKEGRSKNRRVEIEVVGTRAQ